The nucleotide window TCCACATTACCAATGACATTAATGGTTTCTTCTTCATTTTCTCCAAGTGTTCTTTTATCAATTAGAGCAAGTGAAGCATGTAATAGCTTGGCCATCTTTCTCGCTCTTCCGATACTGCCATTATGCGGTGCCACAACAACAATATTATCTAATCCTTTATTTTCATAATACTGTGTAAGGATTGGTACGCCAAAAAGATGTTCCACTGGAATGTCAAAGAATCCTTGAAGCTGTGGTGTATGAAGGTCCATTGTTAATACCCTAGTTGCTCCTGCCGCTTCTAAAAGGTTCGCGACTAGCTTCGCCGTAATCGGTTCCCGCGAACGAGCCTTTCGGTCCTGACGTCCATACCCGTAGTAAGGGATCACAACATTTATCGCCCCCGCAGAAGCCCTTTTCAAGGAATCAATCATGATGAGAAGCTCCATCATATTTTCATTGACAGGGGAAGAAGTGGATTGAACAACAAATACCTCACTGCCCCGAACACTTTCTTCAATATAAATTTGAATTTCACCGTCACTAAACTTGGTAACTGAGCATTTTCCCAATCGGCAGCCTAACAGCTCAGCCATCTCGGCTGCAAGTGTTTCATTTGAATTCAATGTAAACATTTTAAATCTGTTATTTAATTGATACGTCACCTTATATCCTCCACACTGTATAAATTCGAATGATGCCAT belongs to Neobacillus sp. OS1-2 and includes:
- a CDS encoding ribose-phosphate diphosphokinase, with the translated sequence MASFEFIQCGGYKVTYQLNNRFKMFTLNSNETLAAEMAELLGCRLGKCSVTKFSDGEIQIYIEESVRGSEVFVVQSTSSPVNENMMELLIMIDSLKRASAGAINVVIPYYGYGRQDRKARSREPITAKLVANLLEAAGATRVLTMDLHTPQLQGFFDIPVEHLFGVPILTQYYENKGLDNIVVVAPHNGSIGRARKMAKLLHASLALIDKRTLGENEEETINVIGNVEGKNAIIIDDLIDTAETITSAAKAVAENGATTIYAGCTHPVFTAQAIEKIEMSPIKELVVMNTIELPEEKKIQKIKTISVAPLLVEAIDRIHNEKAVSPLFE